In Rhodobacteraceae bacterium LMO-JJ12, a single window of DNA contains:
- a CDS encoding M3 family metallopeptidase — translation MTNPLLQDWDTPFELAPFDRISDADFAPALEAALKAHEAEIAAIADNDAAPGFDNVIGALESAGEALDKVLGVFFTVAGADSNPKREELQREFSPKLARHFAAVTANKALFARVEAVWEARDTLGLSDEQARVLMLTRRGFVRSGAALSGAEDARMKEIKARLAELGTSFTQNLLADERAWFMELEEGDLEGLPEFVVEAAREAGREKGAKGPVVTLSRSLIVPFLQFSPRRDLREKAFAAWAARGANGGAHDNRAIAGEILALREERAKLLGYGNFAQFKLETEMAKTPDAVRELLMAVWEPAKARAEADGAVLEDMMHADGVNGQLEAWDWRYYAAKRRQQEHDLDEAALKPYLSLDAMIEAAFSCANRLFGLEFKPLDVSLYHPDCRAWEVTRNGKHVAVFIGDYFARGSKRSGAWCSAMRAQANFPREQAPVVINVCNFAKGNPCLLSYDDARTLFHEFGHALHQMLSDVTYESVSGTSVARDFVELPSQLFEHWLEVPEVLREFARHVDTGEAMPEAMLDKVLGAANFDQGFQTVEFVASAMVDLEFHDGAAPDDVMARQAEVLKGLGLPHAITMRHATPHFAHVFSGDGYSSGYYSYMWSEVMDADAFAAFEEAGGAFDAEIARSLEDNILSRGGSVDAGELYKRFRGRLPGVEALLEGRGLTGV, via the coding sequence ATGACCAACCCCTTGCTGCAAGATTGGGATACCCCGTTTGAATTGGCACCGTTTGATCGGATTTCCGACGCGGATTTCGCGCCCGCACTGGAGGCCGCGCTGAAAGCGCATGAGGCGGAAATTGCGGCGATTGCCGACAATGACGCCGCGCCGGGATTTGACAACGTGATCGGCGCGTTGGAGTCGGCGGGGGAAGCGCTCGACAAGGTGTTGGGCGTGTTCTTTACCGTGGCGGGCGCCGACAGCAATCCGAAGCGGGAAGAATTGCAGCGCGAGTTTTCACCCAAGCTGGCCCGGCATTTTGCCGCCGTAACCGCGAACAAGGCGCTGTTCGCGCGGGTCGAGGCGGTGTGGGAGGCGCGCGATACTTTGGGACTGAGCGACGAGCAGGCGCGGGTCTTGATGTTGACCCGGCGCGGATTCGTGCGATCGGGGGCGGCGTTGAGCGGGGCCGAGGACGCGCGGATGAAAGAGATCAAGGCGCGGTTGGCCGAGTTGGGCACGAGCTTTACGCAGAACCTGTTAGCAGATGAGCGCGCGTGGTTCATGGAGCTGGAAGAGGGCGATCTGGAAGGGTTGCCCGAGTTTGTTGTGGAAGCGGCGCGCGAAGCGGGGCGTGAGAAGGGGGCGAAGGGGCCGGTTGTCACGCTGTCGCGTTCATTGATCGTGCCGTTCTTGCAATTCTCGCCGCGCAGGGATTTGCGCGAGAAGGCGTTTGCGGCGTGGGCTGCGCGCGGAGCGAATGGTGGGGCGCATGACAACCGCGCGATTGCGGGCGAGATTCTGGCGCTTCGCGAAGAGCGGGCGAAACTTCTGGGGTATGGCAATTTCGCGCAATTCAAGCTGGAAACCGAGATGGCCAAGACGCCGGACGCGGTGCGTGAATTGTTGATGGCGGTCTGGGAACCGGCCAAGGCACGGGCCGAGGCAGACGGCGCGGTTCTGGAAGACATGATGCATGCGGATGGCGTGAACGGGCAGTTGGAGGCTTGGGATTGGCGCTATTATGCGGCGAAACGGCGCCAGCAGGAACATGATCTGGATGAGGCGGCGCTGAAGCCTTACCTGTCTCTGGACGCGATGATCGAGGCGGCGTTCTCCTGTGCAAACCGGCTGTTCGGGTTGGAGTTCAAGCCGCTGGACGTGTCGCTTTATCATCCCGATTGCCGGGCCTGGGAGGTGACGCGGAACGGCAAGCATGTGGCCGTGTTTATCGGGGATTATTTTGCGCGTGGCAGCAAACGCTCGGGCGCGTGGTGTTCGGCGATGCGTGCGCAGGCGAACTTTCCGCGCGAGCAGGCGCCGGTGGTGATAAATGTGTGCAACTTTGCCAAGGGGAACCCGTGTTTGCTGTCTTATGATGATGCGCGCACGCTGTTTCACGAGTTTGGTCATGCGTTGCACCAGATGTTGAGCGATGTGACGTATGAGAGCGTCAGCGGGACATCGGTGGCGCGCGATTTCGTGGAACTGCCGAGCCAGCTTTTCGAACACTGGCTGGAGGTGCCGGAGGTGTTGCGCGAATTTGCCCGCCATGTTGATACCGGCGAGGCGATGCCGGAGGCGATGCTGGACAAGGTTCTGGGGGCGGCGAATTTCGATCAGGGGTTCCAGACGGTAGAGTTTGTTGCCTCGGCGATGGTCGATCTGGAGTTTCATGATGGGGCGGCGCCCGACGATGTGATGGCGCGCCAGGCGGAGGTTTTGAAGGGGTTGGGCCTGCCGCATGCAATCACGATGCGTCATGCCACTCCGCATTTTGCGCATGTGTTTTCCGGTGATGGTTATTCCTCGGGTTACTATTCTTACATGTGGTCGGAGGTGATGGATGCCGATGCCTTTGCCGCCTTTGAAGAGGCAGGCGGGGCATTTGACGCCGAGATCGCCCGGTCGCTGGAGGATAATATCCTGTCGAGGGGGGGATCGGTGGATGCCGGCGAGCTATACAAACGGTTTCGCGGGCGGCTTCCGGGGGTTGAGGCGCTGCTTGAAGGGCGCGGATTGACCGGGGTGTGA
- a CDS encoding capsule biosynthesis protein, whose product MTTKPKARKFRIRRTTPPEGVRQAANTAHPSSAAERSSISAAPASTAKPRAAPAPKSGPKSAPQPITPETLTRPSAPAPKAPPRKRTDYTPKNPPETQIGTPAEEQPSAQLGDIASARETAAETDIDAIRREGLTGRQLRMARRVAQKHGLAPISDFDAVRQLRKRGIDPFQRSNLLELVVPGESGGAGGGKDGGLPVATGGQPPDMGRTQLPQTVQVKKAGLPSTDTMTPADRRQVEIMHIQRDIARRRRRKLALLFTRLSAFVFIPTILAGWYYFVIATPMYASHTEFLILQADGGGGGRMGGLLPSNYATSQDSIAVQSYMLSKDAMLRLDEEHGFIAHFSSPKIDPIQRLAPDASNEKAYKVYKKSVKIGYDPTEGVVRMEVIAADPKMAFDFSELLVRFAEERVDELSRKKREDAMASALKSLEEAKIERREAQANLVSLQETQGVDPTEQLAVLRQQIATYESELLEKELQLAALLDNARPNRAKVDGARADINRLKSLLTTLNNRMTAQTDKASSLASRSAQIQMAQADLMTADLFLQNALQAAKQAELEASRQVRYLTVPVMPVAAQEASYPRSFENTILAFLIFAGVYLMVSLTSSILREQVSS is encoded by the coding sequence ATGACTACCAAACCCAAGGCTAGAAAGTTCCGCATCCGCCGCACCACTCCCCCGGAAGGTGTCAGGCAAGCGGCCAACACGGCGCACCCCTCCAGTGCCGCCGAACGCTCGTCCATTTCCGCCGCCCCGGCCTCGACCGCCAAACCCCGCGCCGCCCCCGCACCCAAATCCGGGCCCAAATCCGCCCCCCAACCGATCACCCCGGAAACCCTGACCCGCCCAAGCGCCCCTGCGCCCAAGGCCCCGCCCCGAAAGCGCACTGATTACACGCCGAAAAACCCGCCCGAAACCCAGATCGGCACCCCGGCTGAGGAACAGCCCAGCGCCCAGCTTGGTGACATCGCCTCGGCCCGCGAAACCGCCGCCGAAACCGATATCGACGCAATCCGCCGGGAAGGTCTCACCGGACGCCAACTGCGCATGGCGCGGCGCGTAGCCCAAAAACACGGGCTGGCCCCGATCTCTGATTTTGATGCCGTGCGCCAACTGCGCAAACGCGGAATCGATCCGTTTCAGCGCTCCAACCTGCTCGAACTCGTGGTGCCAGGTGAAAGCGGCGGCGCGGGTGGCGGCAAGGATGGCGGCCTCCCCGTGGCCACCGGCGGCCAGCCCCCCGACATGGGCCGGACTCAACTGCCCCAGACCGTTCAGGTCAAGAAAGCCGGCCTGCCCTCGACTGACACGATGACACCCGCCGACCGTCGGCAGGTCGAAATCATGCATATCCAGCGCGATATCGCGCGTCGGCGCCGTCGCAAGCTGGCGCTGCTGTTCACCCGGCTTTCGGCTTTCGTATTCATTCCCACGATCCTCGCGGGCTGGTATTACTTCGTGATCGCCACGCCGATGTATGCCTCGCACACCGAATTCCTGATCCTTCAGGCCGATGGCGGCGGCGGCGGGCGCATGGGCGGTCTTTTGCCCTCGAACTATGCCACCAGTCAGGACAGCATCGCGGTGCAATCCTACATGCTGTCCAAGGACGCGATGCTCAGGCTTGATGAAGAACATGGGTTTATCGCGCATTTCAGCTCGCCCAAGATCGACCCGATTCAGCGTCTCGCGCCCGATGCCTCGAACGAAAAGGCCTACAAGGTCTACAAGAAATCCGTCAAAATCGGCTATGATCCGACCGAAGGCGTGGTGCGTATGGAAGTGATCGCCGCCGATCCCAAGATGGCCTTTGACTTCTCCGAACTGCTGGTGCGCTTTGCCGAAGAGCGGGTCGATGAGCTGTCACGCAAGAAGCGCGAAGATGCCATGGCCTCGGCCCTCAAAAGCCTGGAGGAGGCCAAGATCGAACGCCGAGAAGCCCAGGCAAATCTTGTCAGCCTTCAAGAAACCCAAGGCGTCGACCCGACCGAGCAACTGGCCGTTCTGCGCCAGCAGATCGCGACCTATGAAAGCGAACTCCTCGAGAAGGAACTTCAACTCGCCGCCCTGCTTGACAACGCACGCCCGAACCGCGCCAAGGTCGACGGCGCGCGCGCCGATATCAACCGTTTGAAATCGCTTCTCACGACGCTCAACAATCGCATGACCGCACAGACCGACAAGGCATCGTCGCTGGCCTCGCGTTCGGCCCAGATCCAGATGGCCCAGGCCGATCTGATGACCGCGGATCTCTTCCTGCAAAACGCCCTGCAAGCCGCCAAGCAAGCCGAGCTCGAAGCCAGCAGGCAGGTGCGCTATCTCACCGTTCCGGTGATGCCGGTCGCGGCTCAGGAGGCGTCGTATCCCCGGTCCTTCGAAAACACCATTCTAGCCTTCCTGATCTTTGCAGGGGTCTATCTGATGGTTTCGCTCACCTCGTCAATCCTGCGCGAACAGGTCTCATCGTAA
- a CDS encoding ATP-binding cassette domain-containing protein, with product MLVFENVSKSFWTGTQRKVILDRVSFRVDIGRSMGILAPNGTGKTTLINMMAGLEKPDEGEIRRSCRVSFPLGFMGGVISKHSAVENSRYIARLYGLDPDYVEAYCRWLCGLGEYFEQPLGTYSSGMRSRFSFALMLALDFDIYLIDEGMPGSTDVEFNRKAGEILRERLRTTTVVIVSHSPQVLEQFATSAAVLIDGQLEIFDTLEEAKQLYDYQTQG from the coding sequence ATGCTCGTATTTGAAAACGTCAGCAAGTCCTTCTGGACAGGGACACAGCGCAAGGTCATCCTTGATCGCGTATCCTTTCGCGTTGATATCGGTCGCTCAATGGGCATTCTGGCGCCCAATGGTACTGGGAAAACCACTCTTATCAACATGATGGCGGGCCTCGAAAAACCTGATGAGGGCGAAATCCGTCGCTCCTGCCGCGTATCCTTTCCGCTGGGCTTCATGGGCGGCGTCATCTCGAAACATTCGGCCGTGGAAAACAGCCGCTATATCGCCCGCCTCTATGGCCTCGATCCTGATTATGTCGAAGCCTATTGCCGCTGGCTCTGCGGCCTGGGCGAATATTTTGAACAACCGCTTGGCACCTATTCATCGGGTATGCGGTCGCGGTTTTCCTTTGCGCTGATGCTGGCCCTCGATTTTGACATCTACCTGATCGACGAAGGCATGCCCGGCTCGACAGATGTCGAGTTCAACCGCAAGGCGGGCGAAATCCTGCGCGAACGTCTGCGCACCACCACGGTGGTCATTGTCTCGCACAGCCCACAGGTGCTTGAACAATTCGCCACCTCCGCCGCGGTCCTGATCGACGGGCAGCTTGAAATTTTTGACACCTTGGAAGAGGCAAAACAGCTCTATGACTACCAAACCCAAGGCTAG
- a CDS encoding Na+/H+ antiporter subunit E, which produces MRIIGSIIVLCALWLLLSGVYKPLVIGLGLVSVLLSVFFAQRMNRVDGYVMLLILRPVRSVLYFIWLLGEIAKATWTVTRVIMAPEAKTRQHLFALKQSQKSDLGQVVFANSITLTPGTITVETEPDRFIVHALCFSPSDVEDLRDMDRRVSKLEREGGEG; this is translated from the coding sequence TTGCGGATCATTGGGTCGATCATCGTACTGTGTGCGCTTTGGCTGCTGCTTTCGGGTGTCTATAAGCCTTTGGTGATCGGCCTTGGGTTGGTCTCGGTGCTGCTGTCGGTGTTTTTCGCACAACGGATGAACCGCGTTGACGGTTACGTGATGCTGTTGATCCTGCGGCCCGTTCGTTCGGTGCTCTATTTCATCTGGCTTCTTGGTGAAATCGCCAAGGCGACCTGGACGGTGACGCGGGTGATCATGGCGCCCGAAGCAAAGACCCGCCAGCATCTGTTTGCCCTCAAGCAGAGCCAGAAAAGCGATCTGGGGCAGGTGGTTTTTGCCAATTCGATCACGCTGACGCCGGGTACGATCACGGTCGAGACCGAGCCGGACCGCTTTATCGTGCATGCGCTGTGTTTTAGCCCGAGCGACGTTGAAGATCTGCGCGATATGGATCGCCGGGTGAGCAAGCTTGAACGCGAAGGGGGCGAGGGCTGA
- a CDS encoding monovalent cation/H+ antiporter complex subunit F: MFVLATIAIFVGMIFVMIRAFSGPTMYDRVLAVNLFGTHTVLLIGVMGFLFGRPDFLDIALLYALINFVGTIAVLKFFRYRAIGDVTQVSDRVPAKSTGAETGGGA, from the coding sequence ATGTTTGTGCTGGCGACCATCGCGATCTTTGTGGGCATGATTTTTGTGATGATCCGGGCGTTTTCAGGGCCGACGATGTATGACCGCGTGTTAGCGGTGAACCTGTTTGGTACTCATACCGTGTTGCTGATCGGGGTGATGGGGTTCTTGTTTGGGCGGCCCGACTTTCTTGATATCGCACTGCTCTATGCGCTGATCAACTTTGTCGGCACCATCGCCGTTCTGAAGTTTTTCCGCTATCGCGCGATTGGTGATGTTACCCAGGTGTCTGATCGTGTGCCTGCGAAAAGCACAGGTGCCGAGACCGGGGGCGGGGCATGA
- the mnhG gene encoding monovalent cation/H(+) antiporter subunit G has translation MSMDMITGALIVEALSWICIVSGAFFVVVGAFGSWRLEDFWARLHAASVTDSGGVILLTVGMCLQAGLSLVTVKLLIIGIFLFITGPTATHAVANAALVSGLRPRVAKGLVAAEPAPLIASDVPEDDDDHEENDGDYQKADKS, from the coding sequence ATGAGCATGGATATGATCACGGGGGCATTGATCGTTGAGGCGTTGAGCTGGATCTGCATCGTGTCGGGGGCGTTCTTTGTTGTGGTGGGGGCGTTTGGCAGCTGGCGGCTGGAGGATTTCTGGGCGCGGTTGCATGCGGCATCGGTGACAGATTCGGGTGGTGTCATCTTGTTGACCGTTGGTATGTGTCTTCAGGCCGGGCTTTCACTTGTAACGGTCAAGTTGTTGATCATAGGGATTTTCCTGTTCATTACCGGACCGACGGCAACCCATGCCGTGGCCAATGCCGCGTTGGTCTCGGGGTTGCGGCCGCGGGTGGCCAAGGGGTTGGTTGCAGCCGAGCCTGCGCCGTTGATCGCGTCGGATGTGCCCGAGGATGACGACGATCACGAGGAAAATGACGGCGATTATCAGAAGGCGGACAAGTCATAG
- a CDS encoding DUF4040 domain-containing protein produces the protein MLVLTAFAITRTNRLFSSVMLAGMFSLLSALLFVVLDAVDVAFTEAAVGAGISTVLMLSTLALTSRVEKPSRRPPWIPLFVVGMTGAVLIYGTLDMPNFGSHTAPPQTHVSPEYLSQSPEDIGVPNVVTAVLASYRGYDTLGEVAVVFTAGIGVLMLISGLKRRRRRRPEGDKREDA, from the coding sequence ATGCTTGTGCTGACAGCTTTCGCCATCACGCGAACTAACCGGCTGTTTTCCTCGGTGATGTTGGCGGGGATGTTCAGCCTGTTGTCGGCGCTGTTGTTTGTCGTGCTCGATGCGGTCGATGTGGCGTTTACCGAGGCGGCGGTGGGCGCAGGGATCTCGACTGTTTTGATGTTGAGCACGCTGGCACTGACCAGTCGGGTCGAGAAGCCATCGCGCCGCCCGCCGTGGATTCCGCTTTTCGTGGTCGGGATGACCGGTGCGGTGCTGATCTATGGTACGCTGGACATGCCGAATTTCGGCTCACACACAGCGCCGCCGCAGACCCATGTTTCGCCCGAATATCTGAGCCAAAGCCCCGAAGATATTGGCGTGCCGAACGTTGTGACGGCGGTTTTGGCCAGCTATCGCGGCTATGACACTCTGGGCGAGGTGGCGGTTGTATTTACGGCGGGGATTGGCGTGTTGATGTTGATCAGCGGGTTGAAACGTCGGCGACGCAGGCGCCCGGAAGGTGACAAGAGGGAGGACGCGTAA
- a CDS encoding Na(+)/H(+) antiporter subunit B: MGSHHLILRIVTKFLVSTIILFGLYVQFHGDYSPGGGFQAGVIFAVAFILYGVVFSLRQAKQVFPPWLVHKLMALGVLIYAGTGVVSMLLGYEFLNYGAFTQDHPSHGQHWGILVIELGVGVTVTGVMVAIYYAFAARPPRISDEEW; the protein is encoded by the coding sequence ATGGGGTCACACCATCTCATCTTGCGGATCGTGACCAAGTTTCTGGTCTCCACAATCATCTTGTTCGGGCTTTATGTGCAGTTTCACGGCGATTATTCGCCAGGCGGGGGCTTTCAGGCCGGGGTGATCTTTGCCGTGGCGTTCATCCTTTACGGCGTTGTCTTCTCGCTGCGCCAGGCCAAGCAGGTGTTTCCGCCGTGGCTGGTGCACAAGCTGATGGCGCTGGGCGTGTTGATCTATGCGGGGACCGGCGTTGTCAGCATGCTTTTGGGGTATGAATTTCTCAACTATGGCGCGTTCACGCAGGATCATCCGTCGCACGGCCAGCATTGGGGCATTCTGGTAATTGAGCTGGGGGTTGGGGTGACGGTGACCGGGGTGATGGTGGCAATCTATTATGCCTTTGCCGCGCGCCCGCCGCGCATCAGTGATGAGGAGTGGTGA
- a CDS encoding cation:proton antiporter subunit C, which translates to MAVDWVEYVIGHLNYWLFTTLMMTGLYIVVAKGNFVKKIIGLNIFQTSVFMLYISMGKVTGGTAPIFPLDMNIDPNVVYSNPLPHVLILTAIVVGIATTSLGLALIVRIREEFGTIEEEDILLIETAMSAEETRLHGGTMGGRA; encoded by the coding sequence ATGGCAGTTGATTGGGTTGAATATGTCATTGGCCATCTGAATTATTGGCTGTTCACGACTTTGATGATGACCGGGCTGTATATCGTTGTGGCCAAAGGGAATTTCGTCAAGAAGATCATCGGGCTGAACATTTTTCAGACCAGTGTTTTCATGCTCTATATCTCGATGGGCAAAGTCACGGGCGGCACCGCGCCGATCTTTCCGCTGGACATGAATATTGACCCGAATGTGGTCTATTCCAACCCGCTGCCGCATGTTCTTATCCTGACCGCGATTGTGGTGGGGATTGCGACGACATCTCTGGGATTGGCGTTGATTGTGCGGATCCGTGAGGAGTTTGGCACCATCGAGGAGGAAGACATCCTTCTGATCGAAACCGCGATGAGCGCCGAGGAAACCCGGCTGCATGGCGGCACTATGGGCGGGCGGGCATAA
- a CDS encoding monovalent cation/H+ antiporter subunit D family protein encodes MATETLAGAAQDAGHQAAAHVALGLVDQLPLLLVLAPFCAAPLIVLIGVRRLSWALAYGAVTASFVMSIFVLMRVIGGDVISYHLGGWAPPLGIEYRVDSANAFVLFLVTGIATVVMPYARVSILAEMGERHLTLFYACFLLCFTGLLGVAITGDAFNVFVFLEVSSLSTYVLIAAGAERDRRALTAAYDYLIMGTIGATFFVIGLGLLYMATGTLNMADIADRIADQTGNRTVRAAFAFIVVGIGLKAAIYPLHLWLPNAYTYAPSAVTVFLAATATKVAIYVLMRFMFSVFQPEYLFEVKTLEFIILPLAILAMFAASLIAVFQTDLKRLLAYSSLAQIGYMLLGIGLLSETGLTAAIAHLFNHGITKAALFMGVGALVLRYGNSFCDRIAGAGKTMPWTSAAMVIGGLSLIGVPGTAGFVSKWVLVQAALEAGWWPLAILIVFSSLLAVIYVWKMVEALYLSQPAEDIVVHEAPMAMLVPLWIMAGACIWFGLDTDLTLGASISAAKGLIEGSAGMADVAGLVVR; translated from the coding sequence ATGGCGACTGAAACGCTGGCAGGAGCGGCCCAGGACGCGGGCCATCAAGCGGCGGCGCATGTGGCGCTTGGCCTTGTCGATCAATTGCCATTGCTGTTGGTTTTGGCGCCGTTTTGCGCGGCCCCTTTGATTGTGCTGATTGGTGTGCGTCGGCTTTCATGGGCGTTGGCTTATGGTGCGGTGACGGCCTCGTTTGTCATGTCGATCTTTGTTTTGATGCGGGTGATCGGCGGCGATGTGATTTCGTATCATCTTGGCGGCTGGGCTCCGCCTCTTGGCATTGAATACCGGGTGGATTCGGCCAATGCCTTTGTGCTTTTCCTTGTCACGGGGATTGCCACGGTGGTGATGCCCTATGCGCGGGTGAGCATTCTGGCCGAGATGGGCGAACGTCACCTGACGCTGTTTTATGCGTGTTTCCTTTTGTGTTTCACTGGTCTTTTGGGTGTGGCCATTACGGGCGATGCCTTCAATGTCTTTGTTTTCCTGGAAGTTTCGTCGCTTTCGACCTATGTCTTGATCGCGGCAGGGGCCGAGCGCGACCGCCGCGCGCTGACCGCTGCTTATGATTATCTGATCATGGGGACCATCGGTGCGACGTTCTTCGTGATCGGTCTTGGTCTGCTCTATATGGCGACCGGCACGCTGAACATGGCCGATATCGCCGACCGGATCGCGGATCAGACCGGCAACCGCACGGTGCGCGCGGCGTTTGCCTTTATCGTGGTGGGTATTGGGCTCAAAGCCGCCATCTATCCGCTGCATCTTTGGTTGCCCAACGCCTATACTTATGCGCCAAGCGCCGTGACCGTGTTTCTGGCGGCGACGGCGACCAAAGTGGCGATTTATGTGCTGATGCGGTTCATGTTTTCGGTGTTTCAGCCGGAATACCTGTTTGAGGTCAAGACGCTGGAATTCATCATCCTGCCGCTGGCCATTCTGGCAATGTTTGCCGCGTCGCTTATCGCGGTATTCCAGACCGATCTCAAACGCTTGCTGGCGTATTCCAGTCTGGCGCAGATCGGCTATATGCTGCTTGGCATCGGCCTGCTCAGCGAGACCGGGCTTACCGCCGCCATTGCGCATCTGTTCAATCACGGGATCACCAAGGCGGCCCTGTTCATGGGGGTTGGTGCGCTTGTGCTGCGCTATGGCAATTCGTTCTGCGACCGGATCGCGGGGGCGGGCAAAACCATGCCTTGGACTTCGGCTGCGATGGTGATCGGGGGATTGAGCCTGATCGGGGTGCCGGGGACCGCCGGGTTTGTTTCAAAATGGGTGTTGGTGCAGGCGGCACTTGAGGCCGGATGGTGGCCGCTGGCCATTCTGATCGTGTTCTCGTCGCTTTTGGCGGTGATCTACGTCTGGAAGATGGTCGAGGCGCTTTATCTCAGCCAGCCAGCCGAGGATATCGTGGTGCATGAAGCGCCGATGGCGATGCTGGTGCCGCTGTGGATCATGGCGGGCGCTTGTATCTGGTTCGGGCTGGACACCGATCTGACGCTGGGCGCGTCGATCAGCGCCGCGAAGGGATTGATTGAGGGGTCTGCAGGCATGGCCGATGTGGCCGGATTGGTGGTGCGGTGA
- a CDS encoding monovalent cation/H+ antiporter subunit D family protein (subunit D of antiporter complex involved in resistance to high concentrations of Na+, K+, Li+ and/or alkali; contains an oxidoreductase domain; catalyzes the transfer of electrons from NADH to ubiquinone) gives METWVAITLSILIPFAAMVSNMVLRGRANLRDSMTLLAAVLTFLCVLVVLFNEGNGTSEVMLLGEVMPGIDIAFHVEPLGLLFALVASGLWILTHLYGIGYMRGNNEKDHARFFASFSLAIASVMGLAFSANMFTLFLFYEILTISTYPLVAHKGTPEAIKGARTYLGILMGTSIGLLLVAVIWTWSLAGTLDFRLGGILEGHVSGILVPILLGLYAFGIGKAALMPFHRWLPAAMVAPTPVSALLHAVAVVKAGVFTILKVGVYIFGIDFLAETGASEWLMWVAAFTIVAASIVALTKDNLKARLAYSTVSQLSYITLGMALATSMGVIGGGMHIAMHAMGKITLFMCAGSIYVATHKTDISQMTGLGRAMPVTFIAFLIGALSIIGLPPMGGSWSKWLLIMAAADTQQWVMIGVLMLSSLLNVAYLLPVVGKGFFLKGKEAHDGWGEAGTLVWLPPAITAFGCLVLFFYAGAIQEFLMPLVAK, from the coding sequence ATGGAAACCTGGGTCGCCATAACGCTTTCGATTTTGATCCCTTTTGCGGCGATGGTGAGCAACATGGTGTTGCGCGGGCGTGCCAACCTGCGCGACAGCATGACGCTGTTGGCGGCGGTGCTGACGTTCCTTTGCGTGCTGGTGGTGTTGTTCAACGAGGGTAACGGCACCAGCGAGGTCATGCTTTTGGGCGAGGTGATGCCGGGGATCGACATTGCCTTTCATGTTGAACCTTTGGGCCTGCTGTTTGCGCTGGTGGCCAGTGGGCTTTGGATTCTGACGCATCTTTATGGCATCGGCTATATGCGCGGGAACAACGAGAAGGACCATGCGCGGTTCTTCGCGTCATTCTCATTGGCGATTGCGAGTGTCATGGGGCTGGCCTTTTCGGCCAATATGTTCACGCTGTTCCTGTTTTACGAAATCCTGACGATTTCGACCTATCCGTTGGTCGCACACAAGGGCACGCCCGAGGCGATCAAGGGCGCGCGCACCTATCTGGGTATCCTGATGGGCACGTCGATCGGTCTGTTGCTGGTGGCGGTGATTTGGACCTGGTCGCTGGCCGGGACGTTGGATTTCCGTCTTGGCGGTATTCTGGAAGGGCATGTTTCCGGCATCTTGGTGCCGATTTTGTTGGGGCTTTATGCCTTTGGGATCGGCAAGGCGGCGTTGATGCCGTTTCACCGATGGTTGCCCGCTGCGATGGTGGCGCCGACGCCGGTATCGGCGCTGCTGCACGCGGTTGCGGTGGTCAAGGCCGGGGTGTTCACCATATTGAAGGTGGGCGTTTACATCTTTGGCATCGACTTTCTGGCCGAGACGGGCGCGAGCGAATGGTTGATGTGGGTGGCGGCCTTTACGATTGTCGCGGCGTCGATTGTGGCGCTGACCAAGGATAACCTGAAGGCGCGGCTGGCCTATTCGACGGTTTCACAGCTCTCCTACATCACGTTGGGCATGGCCTTGGCCACGTCGATGGGCGTGATCGGGGGCGGTATGCATATCGCGATGCACGCGATGGGCAAGATCACCTTGTTCATGTGCGCCGGGTCGATCTATGTCGCGACGCACAAGACCGATATCAGCCAGATGACCGGGCTGGGACGGGCGATGCCGGTGACGTTTATCGCTTTCCTGATTGGCGCGCTCAGCATCATCGGCTTGCCGCCGATGGGCGGGTCGTGGAGCAAATGGCTGTTGATCATGGCGGCGGCCGATACGCAGCAATGGGTGATGATCGGGGTCTTGATGCTCTCATCCTTGCTCAACGTCGCCTATTTGTTGCCGGTGGTGGGCAAGGGGTTTTTCCTCAAAGGGAAAGAGGCGCATGACGGCTGGGGCGAGGCGGGCACGTTGGTCTGGTTGCCGCCTGCGATTACCGCGTTTGGCTGTCTGGTGCTGTTTTTCTATGCCGGGGCGATACAGGAATTTCTGATGCCGCTGGTGGCGAAATGA